A single genomic interval of Syntrophobotulus glycolicus DSM 8271 harbors:
- a CDS encoding corrinoid protein, with translation MAIAKEELFQKLSDAVVDMDEDISRDTANQVINEGYDPFEAIDKGLSDGMRRAGDLFEEEEYFIPELMLCADAMDAGIQVLSPHIEREDGQNLKKVVIAVVQGDTHDIGKNLVRIMLDAGGYEVIDLGRDIPPRIIVDKAKEAGAQIIALSTLMTTTMPHMEEVITLLKEEGIRDHFKVIIGGGPISQRFADKIGADGYSTNASDALKLLNRLFDSSHKGA, from the coding sequence ATGGCGATTGCAAAGGAAGAATTATTTCAAAAGCTGTCCGACGCGGTTGTGGATATGGATGAGGACATCTCCCGCGATACCGCAAACCAAGTGATCAACGAGGGATATGACCCCTTCGAGGCCATAGACAAAGGCCTGTCCGACGGCATGAGAAGGGCGGGCGATTTGTTCGAGGAGGAGGAATATTTTATTCCTGAGCTGATGCTCTGCGCCGATGCCATGGATGCCGGCATTCAGGTGCTTTCCCCGCATATTGAGCGGGAGGATGGCCAAAATCTGAAAAAGGTTGTTATCGCTGTGGTGCAAGGGGATACCCACGATATCGGAAAAAATCTCGTGCGCATTATGCTTGATGCCGGCGGCTATGAGGTGATTGATCTGGGCCGGGATATCCCGCCGCGGATCATCGTGGATAAGGCCAAGGAGGCGGGGGCGCAGATCATCGCTCTTTCTACCCTGATGACCACCACCATGCCGCACATGGAAGAGGTGATCACCCTGCTCAAGGAGGAGGGTATCCGTGATCACTTTAAGGTGATTATCGGCGGTGGTCCCATTTCTCAGCGCTTTGCCGATAAGATCGGCGCCGACGGCTATTCCACCAATGCCTCCGATGCCTTGAAACTGCTGAACAGGCTGTTCGACTCATCTCATAAAGGAGCTTGA
- a CDS encoding uroporphyrinogen decarboxylase family protein codes for MNPELTREALSRFCSDEAKNAKEVGGLFYTYQGAPALEARLLGADITPTVSGFGDVIPLINCHEELNRLPCHFLEEKLKNLLDSLNVLAEANNLWLNMMAPYSLLCDVCSPRLPLWLLRYPDEVEAALLSLTEALADYGAKAFDHGVKVISLCDMQALPAVLGEKHHRRFAAKYQVLLLKSLLAEGGRGVVHVCPFTFSPLETYSLAFYHGYPIPGKDYQAAVLERYERGRRVVVGRQCPHIKVTETIYEMSEGVIG; via the coding sequence ATGAATCCTGAATTAACCCGCGAGGCTTTGAGCCGGTTTTGCTCCGATGAGGCAAAAAACGCAAAGGAAGTAGGCGGCCTCTTTTATACTTATCAAGGGGCCCCGGCTCTTGAGGCCCGCCTTCTTGGGGCTGATATCACGCCTACTGTCAGCGGTTTCGGAGATGTGATCCCCTTGATCAATTGTCATGAAGAACTGAACCGTCTCCCATGCCATTTTCTTGAGGAAAAACTAAAAAATCTGCTGGATTCATTGAACGTTCTCGCGGAAGCAAATAACCTCTGGCTCAATATGATGGCGCCCTATTCTCTGCTTTGTGATGTCTGCTCGCCCCGGCTGCCGTTATGGCTTCTGCGGTATCCTGACGAGGTGGAAGCGGCGCTTTTATCCCTCACCGAAGCGCTTGCCGATTATGGGGCAAAGGCTTTTGACCATGGAGTCAAGGTGATATCTCTTTGTGATATGCAGGCTCTGCCTGCTGTTCTGGGTGAAAAACATCATCGCCGATTCGCGGCCAAATATCAAGTGCTGCTCCTGAAAAGCCTCCTTGCGGAGGGCGGGCGTGGTGTTGTCCATGTTTGCCCATTCACATTTTCGCCCCTGGAAACATATAGCCTTGCTTTCTATCATGGTTATCCTATACCCGGGAAGGATTATCAGGCCGCGGTTTTGGAGCGTTATGAAAGAGGGAGGCGGGTGGTTGTGGGACGGCAATGCCCCCATATCAAGGTAACGGAAACGATCTATGAGATGTCGGAAGGAGTGATAGGATGA
- a CDS encoding methylcobamide--CoM methyltransferase, translating into MSQLSPKERLFRTIKRKSIDRKPVICPGGMMNAAVVDVMRDSESVLPAAHSDALLMSALAQRVASLTGFENIGVPFCMTIEPEILGAEIDFGTLECEPKIARELFPSVSAVEYRDIPALLEKGRVETIANAAAALSGGDLPLICSLTGPISTAASIVDPMTFLKELRKKPSEAHRVLDYVTDFLIAYALTLLESGADIISIADPTATGEILGPKMFSEFAVRYINKLTEAVQAADRSVILHICGNMNSVKQYLPEFYADVISTDAMVNLRGLKEEYPDLLTMGNLSTYLLESGKKEAIEARTEHLIKSNIDIIAPACGLSTSSPMDNLQAFTGAVKS; encoded by the coding sequence ATGTCTCAATTATCACCCAAAGAGCGTTTGTTCAGAACGATCAAGCGAAAATCCATCGACCGTAAGCCCGTTATCTGTCCCGGCGGCATGATGAATGCCGCAGTGGTTGATGTCATGCGGGATTCGGAGAGTGTTCTGCCTGCCGCTCATTCCGACGCCCTCCTGATGAGCGCTCTGGCGCAAAGGGTGGCCTCGCTTACCGGCTTCGAGAACATCGGCGTGCCCTTTTGCATGACAATCGAACCCGAGATATTGGGGGCGGAAATCGATTTCGGCACCCTGGAATGTGAGCCTAAAATCGCCAGGGAGCTCTTTCCTTCGGTATCGGCGGTCGAATACAGGGATATCCCCGCCTTGCTGGAAAAGGGGCGGGTTGAAACCATCGCAAATGCTGCCGCGGCTTTATCCGGGGGGGATTTGCCGTTGATTTGCAGTCTGACAGGTCCCATCAGCACGGCGGCTTCGATCGTCGACCCCATGACTTTTTTGAAAGAGCTTCGGAAAAAACCTTCTGAAGCGCACCGTGTTCTTGATTATGTCACCGATTTTTTGATCGCCTACGCCCTGACCCTGCTGGAAAGCGGAGCGGATATCATCTCGATCGCCGATCCCACCGCTACAGGCGAAATATTGGGGCCCAAAATGTTCTCCGAATTTGCCGTGCGCTATATCAATAAATTGACCGAGGCCGTTCAGGCCGCCGACAGGAGCGTGATTCTCCATATCTGCGGCAATATGAACAGCGTGAAGCAATACCTGCCTGAGTTTTATGCCGATGTGATCAGTACAGACGCCATGGTCAATTTAAGGGGGCTGAAGGAAGAATATCCCGATCTATTGACCATGGGGAATCTTAGCACCTATCTTTTGGAATCAGGGAAGAAAGAGGCTATCGAAGCCCGCACGGAGCATCTGATCAAATCGAATATTGATATTATCGCTCCTGCCTGCGGCTTATCCACATCCTCGCCGATGGATAATTTGCAAGCTTTTACAGGCGCGGTCAAATCTTAA
- the hpdB gene encoding 4-hydroxyphenylacetate decarboxylase large subunit — translation MAVTAAKQIKSEAYTPEFDYTPREEKEGTGGNVKRLLGLFYQSLSSADNEFTYWYTRRWDELDGSVPVIRRAEALKSAFEHLTPTIWPGEKLALQKSKNYRGSFAMPWIQNSFLLARSNENFSGGKRVIATGGGNVTSDFGEVKSVAGKFGLRKEDFPAYRRLAQSWDGRSAEAVSRQMEEFVPDKTLKDLIQESKVSYDDAGFTIVQGRETMNLYYPFQYGLEGLVKLLEEKRDAVAGRADGDGVLGMDRFYYDQAVIIAIRGIQAWILNHAALAEKLAARESALPDEIRRRHVVEDSGESYADIYSELGKTLRKIAFDRPSTFREALQLFHALHIAASNEDPICGVSPGRLGQILYPWFEQDIEAGRITEEEVIELLEMQRIKLTTMDIFASPNTVGGNAGNTYNNLTVGGLKRDGSPAVNRLEYLFVEAGIRCSTPQPTITCLYDEKLPEDFLLQCAKCNKTGTGYPAWVNNQTSRKMLVKHFGHEGMTEEESAAAAVGGCLAIAPGVYNTIDLNGRKYEIPGGAGLTTMGGIRPFALPKMLEMTLFNGYDHNLKKQIFPPHNRVFHSYEEFLTQLKAYIDKALDVLTRFNNLYFDITRKNNMSVINSFMKPDCLKTGHHNGQKGYRYNTTFLAITSGTITFVNSLAQIKKLVFEEGKYSLEQLTDALLHNFGYDTAEESGSFSVLDRRKKDGSDQYDDIYADCLRAPKFGNADPYVDAILADYEDWFPQIVTSKETLYGEKLQVGQFVTGHHNAQGGVTLATPDGRLAGTTYTDASMSAYPGTDKNGPYAIFRSATVWDHSNTQSSMLNLKLHPTAISGDAGTKKLLALTRAYMRLGGHHIQYNIVDSNNLRDAQRHPENYRDLLVRVSGFTHYWCELSKPIQDEVISRTEYECGL, via the coding sequence ATGGCGGTGACGGCTGCAAAGCAGATCAAATCCGAAGCATACACGCCCGAATTCGATTATACACCTCGTGAGGAGAAAGAAGGCACGGGCGGGAATGTCAAAAGGCTTTTAGGGTTATTTTATCAATCTCTTTCCTCGGCGGATAATGAATTCACGTATTGGTATACCCGCCGATGGGATGAATTGGACGGTTCCGTTCCCGTGATAAGGCGCGCCGAAGCGCTCAAAAGCGCCTTTGAACATCTCACTCCCACGATATGGCCGGGCGAGAAGCTTGCCCTGCAGAAATCAAAAAATTACCGGGGTTCTTTCGCTATGCCCTGGATTCAAAACAGCTTCCTTCTGGCAAGATCGAATGAAAATTTCTCGGGAGGAAAACGGGTGATCGCCACAGGCGGCGGAAATGTCACCTCCGATTTCGGAGAGGTCAAGTCGGTGGCGGGAAAATTTGGCCTGAGGAAAGAAGATTTTCCGGCCTATCGGCGGCTTGCCCAAAGCTGGGACGGCCGTTCGGCCGAAGCGGTATCAAGGCAAATGGAGGAGTTTGTGCCCGATAAGACGCTCAAGGATTTGATTCAAGAATCAAAGGTCAGCTATGATGATGCCGGCTTTACCATCGTTCAAGGCCGCGAAACCATGAACCTCTATTATCCTTTTCAATATGGTTTGGAGGGGCTTGTCAAGCTGCTGGAAGAAAAACGAGACGCCGTTGCCGGAAGGGCTGATGGAGACGGTGTTCTGGGCATGGACCGATTTTATTATGATCAGGCCGTCATCATTGCCATTCGGGGGATTCAGGCTTGGATTTTAAATCATGCCGCCCTCGCCGAAAAGCTGGCGGCCAGGGAGAGCGCTTTACCTGATGAGATCCGGCGTCGCCATGTCGTCGAGGATTCAGGGGAAAGCTACGCCGATATTTATTCCGAATTGGGAAAGACGCTTCGGAAGATCGCCTTTGATCGGCCTTCCACGTTTAGAGAAGCTCTTCAGCTTTTTCACGCTCTTCATATTGCCGCGTCCAATGAAGATCCGATCTGCGGCGTTTCCCCCGGCCGCTTAGGTCAGATTTTGTATCCCTGGTTCGAACAGGATATCGAGGCGGGGCGAATTACGGAGGAAGAGGTTATTGAGCTCCTGGAGATGCAGAGAATCAAATTAACCACAATGGATATCTTCGCTTCCCCCAATACCGTGGGCGGAAATGCCGGAAACACCTATAACAATCTCACGGTAGGAGGCCTTAAAAGGGACGGCTCGCCGGCGGTCAACCGTCTTGAATATCTTTTTGTGGAGGCTGGAATCCGCTGTTCTACTCCGCAGCCTACCATCACCTGCCTTTACGATGAGAAACTGCCCGAGGATTTCCTGCTGCAGTGCGCCAAATGCAACAAGACAGGCACGGGATATCCGGCCTGGGTCAACAATCAAACCTCTAGGAAGATGCTGGTCAAGCACTTTGGCCATGAGGGCATGACGGAAGAAGAATCCGCCGCCGCCGCTGTGGGAGGCTGTCTGGCCATTGCTCCGGGGGTCTATAACACCATCGATTTAAACGGCAGAAAATATGAAATTCCAGGAGGAGCGGGACTTACCACCATGGGGGGGATTCGTCCGTTTGCTTTGCCTAAAATGCTGGAGATGACCCTCTTCAACGGTTATGACCACAATCTTAAAAAGCAGATATTTCCGCCTCACAACCGGGTTTTTCATTCATACGAGGAGTTTCTTACTCAGCTCAAGGCCTATATCGACAAAGCCCTTGATGTTCTCACGCGCTTTAATAATCTTTATTTTGACATCACACGCAAGAACAACATGTCGGTTATCAATTCCTTTATGAAGCCTGACTGCCTAAAAACCGGCCATCACAACGGTCAAAAGGGATACCGTTATAACACGACTTTTTTGGCCATAACCAGCGGCACAATTACGTTTGTCAATTCCCTGGCACAAATAAAGAAATTGGTTTTTGAGGAAGGGAAATACAGTCTGGAGCAATTAACCGATGCCCTGCTTCACAATTTCGGTTATGATACCGCCGAGGAATCGGGCAGTTTTTCAGTACTTGACCGCCGCAAGAAGGATGGCTCGGATCAATATGACGATATTTATGCCGACTGTCTCCGCGCTCCCAAATTCGGCAATGCCGACCCATATGTTGATGCGATCCTTGCCGATTACGAGGATTGGTTCCCGCAAATCGTGACATCCAAGGAAACGCTCTACGGCGAGAAACTCCAAGTGGGGCAGTTTGTCACCGGCCATCATAACGCCCAGGGGGGTGTGACTTTAGCGACTCCCGATGGACGACTTGCGGGCACCACTTATACCGACGCTTCCATGTCGGCTTATCCGGGCACCGATAAAAACGGTCCCTATGCCATCTTCCGGTCGGCCACGGTGTGGGATCATTCCAATACCCAGAGCTCCATGCTCAATCTCAAGCTCCACCCAACCGCGATATCGGGAGATGCCGGAACAAAAAAGCTTCTCGCCCTTACCCGTGCCTACATGCGCTTGGGCGGTCACCACATCCAATATAATATCGTGGACAGCAACAATCTCCGGGATGCCCAGCGCCACCCTGAAAATTACCGTGACCTTCTGGTGAGAGTTTCAGGATTCACCCACTATTGGTGTGAATTAAGCAAGCCCATTCAAGACGAGGTCATTTCCCGTACTGAATATGAGTGTGGGCTTTAG
- a CDS encoding uroporphyrinogen decarboxylase family protein, protein MTSRERVFNAYKFKPVDYIPVFANDAASGPRLIGRDFDEDILNDPEALAKAELAVWEVVRADCFNIRTAYAVQKSLGCKLYFPHDDHHQFGEAAIFTKEQAEAIKIPDPETEPHLKVVLDQIRLMRKEAGDEVVYHVTSHGVFNTVSRLLGVEKMMNVLATDRDFFDVIGNKVTDTIIWMAQAVKRAGGDIFELADGMCSPSVLSPKMFTDIVIPHQGRLLRGIHDAGLIAQFHPCGGEYPIIDQMKDTGADSFWFSELVDIAVAQKIFYRRFPVAGGVDPANTLFLGTPETVDRDIKAMIERLKHKSGVIIQPGCGLAPNIPVENLKAMVDAVRKYSHLAGRKKDENIA, encoded by the coding sequence ATGACTTCCCGTGAGCGTGTGTTCAACGCCTACAAATTCAAACCAGTGGATTATATCCCCGTCTTTGCCAATGACGCGGCCAGTGGACCCCGCCTGATCGGCCGGGATTTTGACGAGGATATTTTGAACGACCCCGAGGCATTGGCCAAAGCCGAGCTGGCGGTATGGGAGGTGGTGCGGGCAGACTGCTTCAATATTCGTACCGCGTATGCCGTTCAGAAGAGTCTGGGCTGCAAGCTGTATTTCCCCCACGATGACCATCATCAGTTCGGAGAGGCTGCGATATTCACCAAAGAGCAGGCCGAAGCCATTAAAATCCCCGATCCTGAAACAGAGCCGCACTTAAAGGTGGTGTTGGACCAGATCCGCCTTATGCGGAAGGAAGCGGGAGACGAGGTGGTGTATCATGTCACAAGTCATGGGGTTTTCAACACCGTATCGCGTTTGTTGGGTGTCGAGAAAATGATGAATGTCCTGGCCACCGACAGAGATTTTTTTGATGTAATCGGCAACAAGGTAACGGACACCATTATTTGGATGGCCCAGGCAGTGAAGAGAGCCGGAGGGGATATTTTTGAGCTGGCGGACGGCATGTGCAGTCCTTCGGTGCTTTCGCCCAAAATGTTTACCGATATCGTGATCCCTCATCAGGGACGTCTCTTGCGCGGTATTCATGACGCGGGGCTGATTGCTCAGTTTCATCCCTGCGGCGGCGAGTATCCGATCATCGACCAGATGAAGGATACCGGGGCCGATTCCTTTTGGTTTTCAGAGTTGGTTGATATTGCGGTGGCTCAGAAGATTTTTTACCGCCGTTTTCCGGTAGCGGGAGGGGTGGATCCCGCCAATACCTTGTTTTTAGGTACGCCCGAAACAGTTGACCGTGATATCAAGGCCATGATAGAGAGACTGAAGCATAAAAGCGGAGTGATCATTCAACCCGGCTGCGGCCTTGCTCCCAATATCCCTGTAGAAAATCTCAAGGCCATGGTTGACGCGGTGCGCAAATACAGCCATTTGGCCGGCCGAAAAAAAGATGAAAATATCGCATGA